The Hordeum vulgare subsp. vulgare chromosome 7H, MorexV3_pseudomolecules_assembly, whole genome shotgun sequence DNA window GCATGAAAAGTGGCTTGAAATATGTACCTTTCTCGTAGCATCATCAACATCTGAGGAAAGACGCAGCCAGGCAGAGTACAGAATGGATTCATATACTGTAACATTTGGTGAATGGATATCAATCTGTTCACAATAGCCACTGATGCGGGCAAAAGTTTCTTGTTTTTTAGGGTAACCAGAGAGGGTGATACTTCCTTCAATGGCTCCACTGGTTTTCCTTCCTGCCAGGACATCCATTAGAGTGGTCTTCCCAGCTCCACTCACACCAACTAATGCAGTCAGAACTCCTGGCCTAAATGCACCACTGATATCAGAGAGCAACTGGAGACGACTTTCTGTGAATCCTTGTTCCTTCATTTCCTGAAACACAAGATGACCCATTTTAATGTTAGAACTAACTTTTTTTTGTCCATACCAACAGATAAGTTTACCATACAAGTAACAAACTTATGTCCTAATAAGATATGTGTGAGGAGGACGATAGGTAGGCTTACTGCAGGCATGTCCACCCAATAGTTTATATGGTTGAAGGAAAGTGAAAGAGGCTGGAAAGGCAAGGTAGTTCGTGACTGAGCTGGCCTATTTGTGGCTTCCTTAGCACCTGTAGAAACTGCAAGTGTAGATAGTGACTAATTAGTATTGTTATTAAGGCGTCAATTGACTTGATAAATATTTCATAAACTTGGGACTATTGTAGAGGGCTGCAATAGTATAAGATGATATTTAAAGAAGACCTCACCCATAGGTACTGAAGATGGCATAGTAGGTGACACGGTGGCTTCTGGCATTTGCTCTTTGTTTGTGCCATTCTCATTCTCCTCATCTGAAACTAGTGTGTTTGATCTACTGCTAGCTGGAAGAAAACAGAGCATATGCGGTGTGTAAGTACTTTGCTCACTAAGGCATCAAACAATAATCTCAGCCAACAAAAAATAATGATACTCACGGCTCAAGTATGTTAGGGCAAGAAGGTATAAGATGTTGAACAAAATAGTGAATCCTATAACGGCTCCTATGGAAAGCCAAAAGCCCCAGTCTCCAGTAAACAAGTCTCTGGATTTAAGAATAGCCTTTCCTACCGTTGGTGCATCAATCATAGGATCATTGTTTGGCTGTAGTAAAAATGAAAGGCCTTACATTAGTTGAGATGTTACCACCTTTACATTACACTACGATATAATGATCTCCTCATTATCCGAGTTtgaagaaatcaaagaaaaaacaaTACAGTGTTCTGAGAAGAACTTACGGTGGCCCACCTACTGGCAAGGAATTCATTGACCGATATTGCATTCTGACTATACATCATAGGAGATGCCCAGTAAGCCCAGATCCACCATGGTCTGATGTCACCTGTCCACATCAAAATTAGGGACAGAGAAGGTTACTTTGATTTATGCAAATGAGACGTAGATAGCTGATTTATCGTGCCTAGATAGCGAAACATGAATGGTTTTATCATGACGGTATGCTTACCTCTAGGGATGATAAATCCTCCAAATATGAAAATAATAAGTTGAACAAACATCCCAAAAGTGTTGGCAACAACCATTGATTTCAAAACAGCACCAAGAAATCGGAACAAAGCCATTGCCATTTGGTGAGTAGCGAAGAAAGCTAAAAGCTGGCGAAAGAACCTATATTGAGTAGATAGATGAATAATGGAGTTACCAATTCAAAAATTTAAATGCAGAAAATAGAATGAGCGCAAGTATTATTTATATATGGATGTATACCTTCCTGCAGAAGGTGCAAAGCCCATCACATAGTATGTAAGGACAACCCATACTCCAGCCTCCACAAATGAAACAGGAACTTTTAAGATGATGTTTGCCAGTCCAAAGGTCCATGGGGGGAAGAACAAGAAATCCCTTTGTTTGTAAAACGTAGGAAGTATTTTAATGGTTAGTTGTAGCTCGGCAAACCCATTAAACAAAATGGTGATTAAACTGAAAGTCAGAGCTCCAAAGAATTTAGCACCGTCGGAAATCTGTCCATGGGGCATCTCTGTTCTGAGGAATACAGTCATGGCCATGAGCCCaaggatgatcaactggctgacctTGAAGATGTAGATGAAGGAGTTGCGCTTCATCAATAGCTGTTCTCTTGACATCACTGCCTTGAATGACTCCCAGCTGGATTGGCCATATTTTGACGTGGTCAACGCGGCAGGatgggttttggatttttcaaaaGGAATCTGCAGCTCCTCCAGCATCTGCTGGCCTACATGGAATGACTTGAAATGTTCAGCAAACTCTAGGACTGGCACGTAACGATACTGCTCCTGGTCAAGATACCAGTATTGTTGTTGGTCTTTCTTGGAAGTGACCTCTTGAAGGAAGTCAGCAACTCCTTTCCTCTCCGGGCACCGGAAACCAGTGGATTCAAAAAATTCCAAGATGCTCTCTCGTGGCCCATGGTACACTATGTGTCCTTCTGATAGCAGAATTATGTCATCAAACAAGTTGTAGGTCTCTGGCGGTGGTTGTAGGAGGGAGATCATCACAGTGTCATTCATCACATGGACCAATTGCCTTACATATTTTACAATCTGAAATGTGCTAGAGCTATCCAAACCAGTGGAAATTTCATCCATGAACAGAGCCCTTGCAGGTCCTGTTAACATCTCCCCTGCCATCAACAGAATTGAATATTAGCATAACATTAATTGAGTGAGAAATTCCTTTCCACAATGAGTTGAGCAGTGAAGCTTATTCTATGTAGGTGTGCGTGCATACCAGTTGTGACACGCTTCTTTTGCCCTCCAGAAATTCCTCTGGTCATCTCATCACCGACGATGTTATCAGCGCAAATGTCAAGCCCAAGCACCTAATGGAAGAGTTCTCTTAGACTCGGTGTGCAAAATTTTGTTAGAGACCTCCATGTAGTTAATAGAATAGTCAAAGCTCACCTTGAGAGTGAGATCGGTTATAATATTACTCCCATGTCCTTGTACTGCAGTCGCTTTCATGTAAGCGTCGATCTCAGGATCTGGATTTATGCCTGCATCACGCTCTCTTGCAGTGAGCTCCGCAAGCATATCATATCTGGCACCGATACCTAAGCACCGCCTCGAGAAATCTAGTGTCTCTCTTACAGTCATCTCTGCATTGTGGAGATCATACTGACTGACATACGCACTGGTCCTCTGAGGGTAGAACTCGGAAAAAGTATGACCACAGTATGTGATGCTGCCAGATAACTGGGTGTGTTGCAGTATCCACAGGATGGTGATTATTTTTATCTTAGGGACGTGATCACAATGCATAAGAAAAAAAAGTAACAAGATGAGTTAAAACCTTGAGGCTTTTGTCAAGCTTCCCTGTAAGGGCTCGCATAAGTGTGCTCTTTCCTGAAGAAGGAGGTCCAAGAAGAAGAGTCATCCTGAAAACAACAAGCATGTCAAATACTTACTTTGCTTCAAAAGGTACAGTTGATCAGTCTGCGACTGtgcatttttcattttcttttcgaGTTTATATTTAGGCGAAAGCCACCgtgtatttttctttttctttttcttttcaggttACATTTAGTGGAAAGCACCAAAATGAACGAGCTACTTTTCTTGCAGGAAGGCTGATTGCTACATACTGAAAAACCAATTTTTGGGGACTACCTGCCCcctagaaacaccaaacaagatgtAACGTAATAAGTTGATAAGGACGTGCATGACAGACATGTGAGAGAGATAACAAAGGAAACAGTTGCAGGAAGAAGAATGTGATGGTTTGCTTGTTACCTGGATGGTTTGAGGATGCCATATCCGTGTTTGAGTACGGTAGTGGTCCTCTTGTTTGAGGAGCCAAACCGTCCAATGAGACCCTGTTGTCGTCATCGTGTAAACAAACCATCAAATCCAATTCACCCATGACGATGCATATACAAAAGTAATGGATAATTTATGGGCAGATCATACAAAATGTGAATGATCAGCAATGTCAGAAACAAGCAAGGAGTTAGCTCATGATAGGGAAGAAGCGCCTAATTGGCCTATGTTTCCTTCCAGTGGTAAGAGTGACCTCACCACCTCCCGGATCACATAGCCACGACCTAGCACACACCTTGGCCTCTTAAAGGCATTTCGTCGAGCACCTCCATGACACTCGCCTTTGGGGTCGGCCGATCTGCGCTCTAGACCTGCCCTCACCCCTGATTGGCTGATTCGAGTGACTATCTGCTTTCAAGCGCGCCAGCGCGCGTGTCCCTACTCCGACGACCGAGTAGCAGCTGCGCGTGGTTGTACGGGTGTAGAAGGAGCAGCGGCGGGTGTGGAGCACAGGCTCCGGTATGCTCATCTGAATTACTTCAGCTGTGGCTCTATCTCTCCGTCCCTTGTgtgattttttttctctctctcaatTGCAGCTCTGCAGCACATTATATAtccttattactccctccgttcctaaatataagtctttccagaggtttcactaatggactacatacggatgtatatagacatactttaaagtgtagattcattcattttgctccgtatctagaccttgatgaaatctcttaaaagacttgtatttaagaACTGAGGGAGTATAACACTAAGCTCTTTAGTTTTCAGAACCTAGCAATCAATTAAGGTCTTCAATTTTCAATTGGATCATGCAGTTTTGATTGAACCAATAATTTCACAAAGAGCATTAGTGAAACCTCTTTATAGTGAAAAACCAATAATTTTCACGAACTTTTACAGAGTCTGTTCTGGACACAAAATTGATCCAAACCAGTAAACCCGTCGAAATTTTTACAGATTCAACATTTTTACGGTATCTGCTAGAGATGTTGTAAGTACCTAGATGATGCGACCTTGGTTGACAAAATCAAAGTGTCGTCCATGACACGTTTACCATCAGCATAACGGAGGAATATCTGATGCTATGGTAGCACCTAACATGATGATTCAACGGGTAGCATAGTAAGAATGTGGATCCAATCGTCATTTTAAAAATGCTTTTtttggggggaggggggggggtgtgCAAAACTTGCATTCCCGCAATGCTGGTCGTTGGATCACAATTCAACGGTCGAGGTTGCACTGGAGCATCTCATGTTAGATGCTACCGGTAGCATCAGATATTCTCCCTCAGCATAATACACGTGTCCAACAACGTAAGTAACTTTCTCATGTATTTACATTAATTAAAAAAGGTCCTTCAATCACACGGTCAAAAAGATCTACCCAAACACCacaataaaaataagaaaaatggtACACTCAAGAGCGATTCGCTACGGATTGGTCGTACCAAACATTCTCCCACAATCACTTTTCTGATTTTCACCGTTGATCCACTTTTTCCTTAATCTTTGACCATAAATTAATACATCCATTTGTACCCATGATTCTTTAAAGTCTATCTGTAAAAGTAGCAAATACGATAAAAAAAACACTCCATTGTATCCCCCACAACGCGTAAAAATAGAACACGTACAACCCTAAAAACATAAGCGGCACGGCAAAGGCGCATTGCCCTTCTAGTATATATCTGTGAGAAATACTATACTTCCTAATTTTACAGACGTCTCAATGAATTGAAGTCTCCAATCTAAAATAGGGTTAGTCGATTTTTACCGGTTCAACAATTTTTTTAAGGAGCTCTCTCATATTATTCTTTTAATTCATTATGCTTCCTAATTTTGGAGCTCTCCCATTTGATTGAGGTAGTCAATTTTGAATTTTGTTCACATTTCAATTAGCTGCCATTTATGATTTCaattttattttccttcttttcCCATGTGTTTTCGTTGTCAACACTCATTGAAAAGAAGGGCGTAACAGGTGCAATGAAAGTTGTCACATGCGAGATGTTTCCCGAGAATTTAGCAATCACACTCGGTGAAATGTTATGACAGCGTCATTTTCAGGGACGGAAACGACTGACATGTGTATTATATTTCCTGAGTGCCAAGAAACATCAATCACTGTTTCTCCAATTCTAACAATACCCTACCAAAATGTCATCATTGGCAgcttattttttttaaatacgtACGGGTATATGTATCATATATTAGAAAAATAAGAAGCACAATTGCACAACTATCATAACATGTCCGTACATCCTGGGAAGATGCACGGAGCACATCATCCATCCACCTAAAACACCAAATGACGCTAACTAGAATATCTCGGCCTAGCTAATGTCGAGCAAAAGGCTTCACTCTGTGACCACAAAAGCCTAGCCGCAATCCACATCCCTTCCCAATCGGTGATGGAGAGGACCACATCCGCGGCCGGTACTATCTAATAAAAAAATCATAGCATTCCTATGCTTCCTAACAAAGAGCGTGAGAGTGAGGATCGTTCGAAAGTTCTTCCAGGCAATCTCAGAACACATGGAATCCTAGTCGACGAGCGTGTCAATGGCTTGAGGCACTCGCTCAGCTCTACCACAAGCAAAGGGTACCTACCCCAAGCCACGTTGAAGGCACGAGGACACAACCCACCAGGAGATGATCAATTATCTCATGTATTAGTCGCATAACAACCATGTCGCATGGTGTGGTAATCCACAACATGCCACACAATCACAGGCCCAACACCGGTTTATCAAAGAAAGCAAGACAAAAAACCTGTAATTTGGAACGGCtcccaaatttcactcaagctcttGCACCACGGATCACCTCCTAGCCTGCAAAATGAGTCACATAAGGCAATCTCACCGGCTAGAGGCCTCTTGTTTCCCAAGACGATCGGAGATAGGGTTAATCGGATATAGGGTGTTTCTTCGCTGATCCTTCGGGGTGGTGGTTTTAGGATCCTTAGGGTTTCTAGAGTGGTGGCGACAACAATGCCTTCATTGGTATTTTTGTTCATTTGGCTTCATGTGCATCTCTACGTCCCCTCCTCTAGCGGCAGTTGAAGTTATGGTTGTTTTTTCAAGAGTTGTAGACTCCTCCAAGGGAGACACTGGGGGGCATTCTTAGAAGGACATGTGCTTTGCTGCACCACTGATGAATGAAGGCATGATAATGTGCTCGTCTCCTCCAACCTTAATTTGATGGATCAATGTTTGGACTAGCATCGTCAAGGTCTTGGCTAACACACCACAAGATATCGCTTGTATTCAGCTCACAACATAACTTGTTATATGTTCTGGTGCTTCGACATGTTAGACGGTAATGGGCCCACTCTTCTTCTTTTTATGGTGCTTCAACGACTACGACATACATGAATGATCAAGGACGGTGTTGTGTGTAGGAACCCCCAAGGGCTTCtttgtaattttatttttgtCGGGGTCTTATGTTTTCTAGGGCCTTCCCTTTCTCCCATGTGTATTGTGTTCTATCTTAGACTTACTAATGAATGATAGATGCCCACTTCAAAAGATATGTTGTGTAGAGCTTTTAGACACGGTTTCTGTTGAGTTTCTTTTTGCTAACTTCGTTTCTACCGATAATATTTTCAAAGGATGAAGTATATAGGTAGTCCCACTGCAAAACAAAACGAGTGTATAGTTAGTTTATGGGATTGAAGACATCTATCTATATATTAATAGTTATCTAATTCATTGTACTTCCTAATTTTGAAGGTCTTTCATTTACTTGAGGTGTTTAATTTTGAATTTGGTTCACCATTTTGACAAGGCCAATTATTTCTTAACAAGCTCTTTCATTTGGTTGAGATATTTAATTTTGAATTTGATTCATGGTTTTAACTCGGTCAATAATTTATCAAATAAATCTACAGTAACAGCAATGTAGAAACACATCAGTTGTGTGCACCCCTCTCATCATTTAAAAAGAAACGCAAGCTTATGCCACTTTAGCACCAATATAATG harbors:
- the LOC123413165 gene encoding ABC transporter G family member 48-like — encoded protein: MTLLLGPPSSGKSTLMRALTGKLDKSLKLSGSITYCGHTFSEFYPQRTSAYVSQYDLHNAEMTVRETLDFSRRCLGIGARYDMLAELTARERDAGINPDPEIDAYMKATAVQGHGSNIITDLTLKVLGLDICADNIVGDEMTRGISGGQKKRVTTGEMLTGPARALFMDEISTGLDSSSTFQIVKYVRQLVHVMNDTVMISLLQPPPETYNLFDDIILLSEGHIVYHGPRESILEFFESTGFRCPERKGVADFLQEVTSKKDQQQYWYLDQEQYRYVPVLEFAEHFKSFHVGQQMLEELQIPFEKSKTHPAALTTSKYGQSSWESFKAVMSREQLLMKRNSFIYIFKVSQLIILGLMAMTVFLRTEMPHGQISDGAKFFGALTFSLITILFNGFAELQLTIKILPTFYKQRDFLFFPPWTFGLANIILKVPVSFVEAGVWVVLTYYVMGFAPSAGRFFRQLLAFFATHQMAMALFRFLGAVLKSMVVANTFGMFVQLIIFIFGGFIIPRGDIRPWWIWAYWASPMMYSQNAISVNEFLASRWATPNNDPMIDAPTVGKAILKSRDLFTGDWGFWLSIGAVIGFTILFNILYLLALTYLSPSSRSNTLVSDEENENGTNKEQMPEATVSPTMPSSVPMVSTGAKEATNRPAQSRTTLPFQPLSLSFNHINYWVDMPAEMKEQGFTESRLQLLSDISGAFRPGVLTALVGVSGAGKTTLMDVLAGRKTSGAIEGSITLSGYPKKQETFARISGYCEQIDIHSPNVTVYESILYSAWLRLSSDVDDATRKMFVEEVMTLVELDVLRNAMVGLPGVDGLSTEQRKRLTIAVELVANPSIIFMDEPTSGLDARAAAIVMRTVRNTVNTGRTVVCTIHQPSIDIFESFDELLLLKRGGRVIYAGELGCHCDKLVEYFEEIPGVAKITKEYNPATWMLEVSSTLAEAHLNINFAEIYANSALHRKNQDLIMELSVPPPGYQDLSFPAKYSQNFYNQCVANFWKQYKSYWKNPPYNAMRYLMTLLDGLVFGTVFWQKGTKIESQQDLYNLLGATYAAVFFLGATNCFTVQPVVSIERTVFYREKAAGMYSPLSYALAQACMEVIYNILQGMLYTILIYVMIGYDWKVDKFFYFMFFIIASFNYFTLFGMMLVSLTPSAMLASILVSFVLPLWNLFAGFLVVRTAIPIWWRWYYWANPVSWTIYGVVASQFGDHGGSLLVPGGNPVVVKQFLEDNLGVRHDFLGYVVLAHFAYIIVIFFVFGYSIKFLNFQKR